From a single Lolium rigidum isolate FL_2022 chromosome 7, APGP_CSIRO_Lrig_0.1, whole genome shotgun sequence genomic region:
- the LOC124673847 gene encoding probable aldo-keto reductase 2 has product MAAAPVTVVPRLKLGSQGMEVSAQGLGCMGMSAFYGPPKPEPDMVALIHHAVAAGVTLLDSSDIYGPHTNEILLGKALQGGVREKVDLATKFGLSFADGKREIRGDPAYVRAACEGSLKRLGVDCIDLYYQHRIDTRVPIEVTIGELKKLVEEGKIKYIGLSEASASTIRRAHAVHPITAVQMEWSLWTRDVEEDIIPTCRELGIGIVAYSPLGRGFFSKGSKLVDSLSDQDFRRNLPRFQPQNLEKNDQIFEHVSAMATRKGCTPSQLALAWVHHQGIDVCPIPGTTKIENFNQNVGALSVKLTPEEMAELESYASAGDVQGDRYAGVASTWKDSETPPLSSWKTE; this is encoded by the exons ATGGCTGCTGCTCCTGTCACCGTTGTGCCACGCTTGAAGCTGGGCTCTCAGGGGATGGAGGTATCGGCGCAGGGCCTCGGTTGCATGGGCATGTCCGCCTTCTACGGCCCGCCCAAGCCCGAGCCAGACATGGTCGCGCTCATccaccacgccgtcgccgccggcgtcaCCCTGCTCGACTCCTCCGACATCTACGGGCCGCACACCAACGAGATCCTCCTCGGCAAG GCGCTGCAAGGCGGCGTGAGGGAGAAGGTGGATCTGGCCACCAAGTTCGGCCTCTCGTTTGCCGACGGCAAGCGGGAGATCCGTGGCGACCCGGCGTATGTGCGGGCGGCGTGCGAGGGCAGCCTTAAGCGGCTCGGCGTCGATTGCATTGATCTCTATTACCAGCACCGCATAGACACCAGGGTGCCTATCGAGGTCACG ATTGGAGAGCTCAAGAAGCTAGTAGAAGAAGGAAAGATAAAATACATTGGATTATCCGAAGCGTCTGCATCAACAATCAGAAGGGCTCATGCCGTTCATCCTATCACTGCAGTTCAGATGGAGTGGTCACTATGGACTAGAGACGTGGAAGAAGACATAATCCCAACTTGCAG AGAACTTGGAATTGGAATTGTAGCTTACAGCCCACTTGGCAGAGGGTTCTTCTCTAAAGGATCAAAACTGGTTGACTCGCTATCAGACCAGGACTTCCGCAGA AATTTGCCCAGATTCCAGCCACAGAATCTTGAGAAGAATGACCAAATATTTGAGCATGTTAGCGCAATGGCAACAAGAAAAGGGTGCACACCATCACAACTTGCATTGGCCTGGGTTCATCATCAGGGGATCGATGTTTGCCCCATACCTGGCACAACAAAAATCGAGAATTTCAACCAGAACGTGGGAGCGCTATCTGTGAAGCTCACACCAGAGGAGATGGCTGAACTCGAGTCCTACGCCAGTGCAGGTGATGTCCAGGGTGACCGGTATGCTGGAGTGGCGAGTACTTGGAAAGATTCCGAGACCCCTCCATTGTCATCCTGGAAGACTGAGTAG
- the LOC124670353 gene encoding importin beta-like SAD2 encodes MDLASLTLVLRSALSHSPEERKAAEASLNQIQYAQQHLVRLLQIIVDGNCDLAVRQVASIHFKNFVSKAWSPLDPEETQTIPEADKSMVRENILGFVTQLPPLLRAQLGESIKTLVLADYPEQWPSLLHWVTHNLESQDQIFGALYVLRILSRKYEFKSDEERLPLYQIVEECFPRLLNIFNTLVQIANPPIEVADLIKLICKIFWSSIYLEIPKQLFEPNIFNAWILLFLNLLERPVPLEGQPSDPDARKAWGWWKVKKWITHILNRLYSRFADMKVHKPESKAFAQMFQKNYAGRILGCHLQLLNAIRTGGYLPDRVINLILQYLTNSITKNSMYQLMQPQMDIILFEIIFPLMCFSDNDQMLWDEDPHEYIRKGYDIIEDLYSPRTAAMDFVSELVRKRGKANLQKFIQFIVGIFMRYDEASVEVKPYRQKDGALLAIGTLCDRLKQTDPYKAELERMLVQHVFPEFSSQVGHLRAKAAWVAGQYASINFSDQDNFRKAMHCVISGLRDPELPVRVDSVFALRSFVEACKDLDEIRPILPQLLDEFFKLMGEVENEDLVFTLETIVDRFGEEMAPYAFGLCQSLAAAFWRCMASTEADDEVEDSGALAAVGCLRAISTILESVSSLPHLFIQIEPTLLPILRRMLTSDGQDVYEEVLEIVSYMTFYSPTISLDMWSLWPLMMEALNDWAIDFFENILVPLDNYISRGTDHFVTCKEPDYQQSLWKGLSSVMTDQNMEDSDILPAPKLIEVFFQNCKGQVDHWVEPYLRLTIDRLRRAEKPYLKCLLVQVIANAFYYNPSFTLAILHKLGVATEIFNLWFVMLQQVKKSGQRANFKKEHGKKVCCLGLTSLIGLPANHIPAEALERVFKATLELLVAYKDQVAESKTQNEDTDVDEFDADEEEDEDEDDKEMGADDEDQDEVNSLNIQRLVQARGFQLHDDDDDDDSDEDYSDNEELQTPIDEVDPFIFFIETIQALQASDLARFQNLMQTLDFHYQALASGVAQHAEERKVEIEKEKLEKANAQ; translated from the exons ATGGATCTGGCCAGCCTCACCCTGGTGCTGCGCTCGGCGCTCAGCCACTCCCCCGAGGAGCGCAAGGCCGCCGAGGCCAGCCTCAACCAG ATTCAGTACGCGCAGCAACACCTGGTGAGGCTGCTGCAGATCATCGTCGATGGAAATTGTGATCTGGCTGTGAGGCAGGTCGCGAGCATTCACTTCAAGAACTTTGTTTCCAAAGCCTGGTCACCTCTTGATCCTG AAGAAACGCAAACAATTCCAGAAGCTGACAAGTCCATGGTCCGTGAGAACATTCTGGGCTTTGTTACTCAATTGCCTCCACTACTAAG AGCACAGCTTGGAGAAAGCATCAAGACCTTGGTCCTTGCGGATTATCCTGAGCAGTGGCCTAGTCTTCTACATTGGGTTACACATAACCTGGAATCACAGGATCAAATTTTTGGAGCACTTTATGTGCTAAGGATCCTTTCCCGGAAATATGA GTTCAAGTCAGACGAGGAAAGGCTACCTTTGTATCAAATTGTCGAGGAGTGTTTTCCTCGTTTGTTAAATATATTCAACACACTTGTCCAGATTGCCAATCCTCCAATTGAAGTAGCTGACTTGATCAAGCTGATCTGCAAAATATTCTGGTCCTCGATTTAT CTCGAAATTCCAAAGCAATTGTTTGAACCAAATATCTTCAATGCATGGATTCTTCTATTCTTGAACTTGTTGGAAAGGCCAGTTCCGTTGGAAGGGCAACCATCAGATCCTGATGCTAGGAAAGCTTGGGGCTGGTGGAAAGTCAAGAAATGGATTACACATATCTTGAACCGTCTATACAGTCG GTTTGCTGATATGAAGGTTCATAAGCCAGAGAGCAAAGCTTTTGCTCAAATGTTTCAAAAGAACTATGCTGGAAGAATTTTGGGATGTCACTTACAGTTGCTCAATGCAATCCGCACTGGTGGTTATTTGCCTGATAGGGTTATCAATCTTATTCTTCAATATCTCACGAACAG TATCACGAAAAACAGCATGTATCAGCTGATGCAACCACAAATGGACATAATTCTTTTCGAGATAATATTTCCACTGATGTGCTTCAGTGACAATGACCAAATGTTATGGGATGAAGATCCACATGAATATATTCGGAAAGGCTATG ATATAATTGAAGATTTGTATAGTCCACGAACAGCTGCTATGGATTTTGTCAGCGAATTGGTAAGAAAGCGGGGAAAAGCCAACCTACAAAAGTTTATCCAATTTATTGTGGGAATATTCATGAG GTATGATGAGGCATCTGTCGAAGTGAAGCCATACCGCCAAAAAGATGGTGCACTTCTTGCCATTGGGACATTATGTGATAGGCTGAAACAAACTGATCCATATAAAGCTGAGCTTGAGCGTATGCTAGTTCAACATGTCTTTCCAGAGTTCAGTAGTCAAGTTGGACACTTACGTGCAAAG GCAGCATGGGTTGCAGGGCAGTATGCGAGCATCAACTTCTCGGACCAAGACAATTTTCGCAAAGCTATGCATTGTGTTATCTCTGGTTTGCGTGATCCAGAACTTCCTGTCAGAGTTGATTCAGTCTTTGCTCTACGTTCTTTCGTTGAAGCATGCAAAG ATCTCGATGAGATCCGTCCAATTCTTCCTCAGCTTCTTGATG AATTTTTTAAGCTCATGGGTGAAGTTGAGAATGAGGACCTTGTTTTCACCCTTGAGACAATTGTTGATAGATTTGGTGAAGAGATGGCACCTTATGCTTTTGGACTGTGCCAGAGTTTG GCTGCTGCCTTCTGGCGATGCATGGCTAGTACAGAAGCTGATGATGAAGTCGAGGACTCTGGTGCTTTGGCTGCTGTTGGGTGCTTACGTGCTATAAGCACTATCCTTGAGTCCGTCAGCAGTCTTCCCCACCTTTTTATCCAAATAGAGCCCACTTTGTTGCCTATTTTACGGAGGATGTTGACTTCAGATGGTCAAG ATGTTTATGAAGAAGTTCTAGAAATAGTGTCCTACATGACCTTTTATTCACCAACGATTTCTTTGGACATGTGGAGCTTGTGGCCATTGATGATGGAAGCTCTGAATGATTGGGCAATTGATTTCTTTGAGA ATATTCTTGTCCCACTAGACAATTACATTTCTCGTGGTACTGATCATTTTGTTACCTGCAAAGAGCCTGATTATCAACAAAGCCTATGGAAAGGACTATCATCT GTTATGACAGACCAAAACATGGAAGATTCTGATATTTTGCCGGCACCCAAGCTCATTGAAGTATTTTTTCAAAATTGCAAAGGTCAAGTCGATCATTGGGTTGAGCCGTATCTCAGGCTTACGATTGATAGGCTCCGTCGAGCAGAGAAGCCATATCTGAAATGTCTCCTTGTTCAAGTG ATAGCTAATGCGTTCTACTACAATCCTTCGTTCACACTTGCAATATTGCATAAACTTGGAGTTGCAACAGAAATTTTCAACCTTTGGTTTGTCATGTTAcaacaagtaaaaaaaagtgGCCAGCGGGCGAACTTTAAAAA AGAGCATGGTAAGAAAGTCTGCTGCTTAGGATTGACTTCACTTATTGGCCTTCCAGCTAATCATATTCCGGCAGAGGCTCTAGAGCGTGTTTTCAAGGCAACACTAGAGCTGCTTGTCGCTTACAAGGATCAAGTTGCAG AATCCAAGACGCAAAATGAGGATACTGATGTGGATGAATTTGatgctgatgaagaagaagatgaggacgaggatgataaggAGATGGGTGCTGATGATGAGGATCAGGATGAAGTAAATAGTCTTAATATACAGAGACTAGTACAG GCAAGAGGTTTCCAGCTccatgacgatgacgacgacgatgattctGATGAGGATTATAGCGATAACGAGGAGCTGCAAACACCAATAGATGAGGTGGATCCATTTATCTTCTTCATTGAGACCATCCAAG CTCTACAAGCATCCGATTTGGCCAGGTTCCAGAACCTTATGCAGACTCTGGACTTTCACTACCAGGCACTTGCTAGTGGTGTAGCTCAACATGCCGAGGAAAGAAAAGTTGAAATCGAGAAAGAGAAGTTGGAGAAAGCAAATGCACAGTGA